The genomic DNA gcgacagcagaggtggagagtgacggaaatacagtgacaggagcaacagcagaagtggagagtgacgaagatgcagtgacaaaaGCAAGAGCAGAAGTAAAGGGTGACGACGATGCCTttacaggagcaacagcagaggtggagagtgacgaagatgcaggggcaggagcaacagcagaggtggagagtgacggaaatgcagtgacaggagcgacagcagaggtggagagtgacgaagatgcagtaacagaagcaacagcagaggtggcgaGTGATGAAAATGCaatgacaggagcaacagcagaagtaaagggtgacgaagatgcattgacaggagcaacagcataGGTGGAGAATGGcgaggatgcagtgacaggagtGACAGCAGAGGttgagagtgacgaagatgcagtgacaggagcaacagcagaggtggagagtgacggaaatgcagtgacaggagcaacagcagaagtggagagtgacgaagatgcagtgacaaaagcaacagcagaagtaaagggtgacgaagatgcattgacaggagcaacagcagaggtggagagtgacgaggatgcagtgacaggagcgacagcagaggtggagagtgacgaagatgcattgacaggagcaacagcagaggtggagagtgacgaagatgcagtgaaaggagcgacagcagaggtggagagtgacgaagatgcagtgacaggagcgatGCACAGGTGGAGAGTGATGAAGATGCAGTGACagaagcaacagcagaggtggcgaGTGATGAAAATGCATTGaaaggagcaacagcagaagtaaagggtgacgaagatgcagtgacaggagcaacagtagAGGTGGAGAATGAcgaggatgcagtgacaggagcaacagcagaggtggagagtgacgaagatgcagtgacaggagcaacagcagaggtggagagtgacaaaGATGCAGTGGCAGGAGCAaaagcagaggtggagagtgacgaagatgcagtgacaaaggcaacagcagaagtaaagggtgacgaagatgcattgacaggaacaacagcagaggtggagagtgacgaggatgcagtgacaggagcgacagcagaggtggagagtgacgaagatgcagtgacaggagcaacagcagaggtggaaagtgacgaagatgcagtggcaAGAGCAACAGCAGATGttgagagtgacgaagatgcagtgacaggagtgacagcagaggtggagagtgacgaagttGCAGTTACagaagcaacagcagaggtggtgagtgatgaaaatgcagtgacaggagcaacagcagaagtaaagggtgacgaagatgcattgacaggagcaacagcacagGTGGAGAGAAACGAGGATGCAGTGACAGAAgcgacagcagaggtggagagtgacgaagatgcagtgacaggagcaacagcagaggtggagagtgacggaaatgcagtgacaggagcaacagcagaattGGAGAGCGACGAATATGCAGTGACAAAAGCAACATCAGAAGTAAAGGGTGATGAAGATGCAgtaacaggagcaacagcagaggtggagagtgacgaggatgcagtgacaggagcgagagcagaggtggagagtgacgaagatccAGTGACAAAAGCAACAGCAGAAGtaaagggtgacgaagatgcattgacaggagcaacagcagaggtggagagtgacgaggatgcagtgacaggagcgacagcagaggtggagagtgacgaagatgcattgacaggagcaacagcagaggtggagagtgacgaagatgcagtgaaaggagcgacagcagaggtggagagtgacgaagttgcagtgacaggagcgacagcacaggtggagagtgatgaagatgcagtgacagaagcaacagcagaggtggcgaGTGATGAAAATGCAGTGaaaggagcaacagcagaagtaaagggtgacgaagatgcagtgacaggagcaacagcagaggtggagagtgacgaggatgcagtgacaggagcaacagcagaggtggagagtgacgaggatgcagtgacaggagcgacagcagaagtggagagtgacgaaaatgcagtgacaggagcaacagcagaggtggagagtgacgaagatgcagtggcaggagcaacagcagaggtggagagtgacgaagatgcagtgacaggagcgacagcagaggtggagagtaaCGAAGATGCAGTTACagaagcaacagcagaggtggcgagtgatgaaaatgcagtgacaggagcaacagcagaagtagagggtgacgaagatgcattgacaggagcaacagcacagGAGGAGAGTGAcgaggatgcagtgacaggagcgacagcagaggtggagagtgacgaagatgcagtgacaggagcaacagcagaggtggagagtgacggaaatgcagtgacaggagcaacagcagaagttaagggtgacgaagatgcattgacaggagcaacagcagaggtggagagtgacgaggatgcagtgacaggagcgacagcagaggtagagagtgacgaagatgcagtgacaggagcaacagcagaggtggtgagtgacgaagatgcagtgacaagaGCGAAAACAgcggtggagagtgacgaagatgcagtgacagaagcaacagcagaggtggcgagtgatgaaaatgcagtgacaggagcaacagcagaagtggagagtgacgaagatgcagtgacaaaagcaacagcagaggtggagagtgacgaagatgcagtgacaagaGCGACAGCAGAGGtagagagtgacgaagatgcagtgacagaagcaacagcagaggtggcgagtgatgaaaatgcagtgacaggagtgaCAGCAGAGGTGGAGtgtgacgaagatgcagtggcaggagcaacagcagaggtggagagtgacgaagatgcagtgacagaagcaacagcagaggtggcgagtgatgaaaatgcagtgacaggagcaacagcagaagtaaaGGATGACGAAGATGCACTGACaagagcaacagcagaggtggggAGTGAcgaggatgcagtgacaggagcgacagcagaggtggagagtaatgaagatgcagtgacaggagcaacagcagaggtggagagtgacgtaAATGTAGTGCCTGGAGCAACAACAgaagtggagagtgacgaagatgcagtgacaaaaccaacagcagaggtggagagtgacgaagatgcagtgacaggagtgacagcagaggtggagagtgacgaaaatgcactgacagaagcaacagcagaggtggcgattgatgaaaatgcagtgacaggagcaacagcagaagtggggggtgacgaagatgcattgacaggagcaacagcagaggtggagagtgacgaagatgcagtcaCAGGAtcgacagcagaggtggagagtgatgaagatgcagtgacaggtgcgacagcagaggtggagagtgacggaaatgcagtgacaggagcaacagcagaagtggagagtgacgaagatgcagtgacaaaaGCAACAGCAGAAGTAAAGGGTGACGACGATGCCTttacaggagcaacagcagaggtggagagtgacgaagatgcaggggcaggagcaacagcagaggtggagagtgacggaaatgcagtgacaggagcgacagcagaggtggagagtgacgaagatgcagtaacagaagcaacagcagaggtggggAGTGATGAAAATGCaatgacaggagcaacagcagaagtaaagggtgacaaagatgcattgacaggagcaacagcataGGTGGAGAGTGGcgaggatgcagtgacaggagtGACAGCAGAGGttgagagtgacgaagatgcagtgacaggagcaacagcagaggtggagagtgacggaaaagcagtgacaggagcaacagcagaagtggagagtgacgaagatgcagtgacaaaagcaacagcagaagtaaagggtgacgaagatgcattgacaggagcaacagcagaggtggagagtgacgaggaTTCAGTGAAATGAgcgacagcagaggtggagagtgacgaagatgcattgacaggagcaacagcagaggtggagagtgacgaagatgcagtgaaaggagcgacagcagaggtggagagggacgaagatgcagtgacaggagcgacagcacaggtggagagtgaTGAATATGCAGTGACagaagcaacagcagaggtggcgaGTGATGAAAATGCAGTGaaaggagcaacagcagaagtaaagggtgacgaagatgcagtgacaggagcaacagtagaggtggagagtgacgaggatgcagtgacaggagcaacagcagaggtggagagtgacgaagatgcagtgacagcagcaacagcagaggtggagagtgacaaaGATGCAGtggcaggagcaacagcagaggtggagagtgacgaagatgcagtgacaaaagcaacagcagaagtaaagggtgacgaagatgcattgacaggaacaacagcagaggtggagagtgacgaggatgcagtgacaggagcgacagcagaggtggagagtgacgaagatgcagtgacaggagcaacagcagaggtggaaagtgacgaagatgcagtggcaAGAGCAACAGCAGATGttgagagtgacgaagatgcagtgacaggagtgacagcagaggtggagagtgacgaagatgcagttacagaagcaacagcagaggtggtgagtgatgaaaatgcagtgacaggagcaacagcagaagtaaagggtgacgaagatgcattgacaggagcaacagcacaggtggagagtgacgaggATGCAGTGACAGAAgcgacagcagaggtggagagtgacgaagatgcagtgacaggagcaacagcagaggtggagagtgacggaaatgcagtgacaggagcaacagcagaattGGAGAGCGAAGAATATGCAGTGACAAAAGCAACATCAGAAGtaaagggtgacgaagatgcagtaacaggagcaacagcagaggtggagattGACGAGGATTCAGTGACAGGAGCGagagcagaggtggagagtgacgaagatgcagtgacaggagcaacagcagaggtggagagtgacgaagatgcagtgacaggagcgacagcagcggtggagagtgacgaagatgcagtgacagaatCAACAGCAGAGGTGGCAAGTGAtaaaaatgcagtgacaggagcaacagcagaagtggagaGTGACGAAGCTGCAGTGACaaaagcaacagcagaggtggagagtgacgaagatgcagtgacaggagtgacagcagaggtggagagtgacgaagatgcagtggcaggagcaacagcagaggtggacagtgacgaagatgcagtgacagaaaCAACAGCAGAGGTGGCGAGtgatgaaaatgcagtgacaggagcaacagcagaagtaaagggtgacgaagatgcactgacaggagcaacagcagaggtggagagtgaagaggatgcagtgacaggagcgacagcagaggtggagagtgacgaagatgcagtgacaggagcaacatcagaggtggagagtgacggaaATGCAGTgccaggagcaacagcagaagtggagagtgacgaagatgcagtgacaaaagcaacagcagaggtggagagtgacgaagatgcagtgacaggagtgacagcagaggtggagagtgacgaaaatgcaggGACAGAAGTAACAGCAGAGGTGGCGAGtgatgaaaatgcagtgacaggagcaacagcagaagtggagggtgacgaagatgcattgacagcagcaacagcagaggtggagagtgacgaagatgcagtgacaggagcgacagcagtGACACAAAGTGGATGTTTTCAGGAAATCTGAGATTCAGCTGATGCAGGATAATCCAAAGCAGCTGTTCGGATGACACGTCGTGGCAATCAATTAGTTCGACAATTAGAAGTTGGGCACTGCGCTGCATTGAGAGTTCCAGACGTTGATCGCGGCCCGTCTGATCCAAAGAATCTCCTTGTGGTCGTCATGTAGGTTGccgtgagggagttcttggatccaaatacacagcagctgatctaagtcctatagatcaggatttgaataaagcagatgatgttccagatattcgtctcactttgagaacagcaacagcaaaggctaATGGAGAACGAGGGTTTGTAAAGTGTTAATGTAGGACGCAGTGTTCGTCAGGATGATGCAGTTGCCGCAGGAAATaaatgaaatgcaactctcgctgtcacccaggcagagcgtgcaaaaattaaattttgtcagtgtcactgtgaataacagttttgtttttgtttatttatgtttacttaattttgtgtagctattataaaagtttgtctggaagaaagttcatgtttctatcagtATGTATTAGTGTCTCTTCgtcctccttccgcctattcatattcacattagacaaaattgtttgacatattcacattccgcaaaatgagattgcataatgtgtgcaataggcaattttacgagtttttctgcttaatatgtacactgggcaaaccattttgcccagtgttcacattgggcaaaaatatgcctaatgtacacattaggcaacttttaacattgagcgtaacatatatatatatatatatatatatatatatatatatatatatatatatatatatatatatatatatatatatatatatatatatattttggatacattaatgtctggattctcttaacgacctcgggatcagagccccaggcgaaatcacacaaagacaatatgtacactgggcaaaccattttgcccagtgttcacattgggcaaaaatatgcctaatgtacacattaggcaactattaacattgagcgtaacatatatatatatatatatatatatatatatatatatatatatatatatatatatatatatatatatatatatatatatatatatttatatatatatatatatatatatatatatatatatatatatatatatatattgaatacattaatgtctggaatctcttaacgacctcgggatcagagcccctggcgaaatcacacaaagacaatatgtacactgggcaaaccattttgcccagtgttcacattgggcaaaaatatgcctaatgtacacattaggcaactattaacattgagcgtatcatatatatatatatatatatatatatatatatatatatatatatattggatacattaatgtctggattctcttaacgacctcggaatcggagccccaggcgaaaacacacaaagacaatagcttgggtccggccgggaatcgaaccctggtcggcaagcttgtatagacagtgactaagccactttcttcgtcgggaatcgaaccctggtcggcaagcttgtatagacagtgactaagccactttcttcgtggccaagtggcttagtcactgtctatacaagcttgccgaccagggttcgattcccggccggacccaagctcttgtctttgtgtgatttcgcctggggctctgatcccgaggtcgttaagagagtccagacattaatgtatcaaaaatatatatggcttatttgaatatgaaaaacgcgtctaaatgagcaaaatttatcatatatatatatatatatatatatatatatatatatatatatatatatatatatatatatatacatatatatatatatatatatatatatatatatatatatatatatatatatatatatatatatatatatatatatcacaacaaaacacgcacacacaagcatatatatatatatatatatatatatatatatatatatatacatacacatacatatatatatatatatatatatatatatatatatatatatatatatatatatatgtgtgtacatatactcgcatatatttatacacacacacacacacacacacacacatatatatatatatatatatatatatatatatatatatatatatatatatatatatatatatatatatatatatatatatatatatatatatatatatatatatatatatatatatatatatatatatatatatatatatatatatatatatatatatatatatatatatatatataatatatatacacacaaactttaATTTTACGTAGACAATTTAATCAAATTAACTTCTTCCAttttgagatgcattcatttcgtAATTCTGAAAACTGAAGAAATACCGATGGAAATCtaattattagaataaataatGAGCGTGTAAAGATATATATCTTAGTGATATTCATAGAATTTAATTTATTATGAGTAAAAACCTCATTAATAACTATAATTTTTAAAGCTGTGGTAACAAACTGCTCGGGACATTTAAATGCCCCTCATGGCTCAGTATTACGAGAGGCTAAGGTTTTGGCGCACCCTGTCAAAAGGTTGGAATTTGTTTTCATTTCTGGCCTCATCCATACTTTTTTTACAAAgcaattattgaatttttattgaattttgttgaTCATCAATGAAAAGATTTTCTTACTGAATTAGcgcattttttaatattattattattattattattattattattattattattattattattattattattattattattattattatttttactatcttagtaaacaaaaaaatctaaattacaaaGAAAACACAATGTTATGTAAAGTAACAAAATAAACAAAGTgcggattttaataaaaaaattctcattaaaaagaaaaaaaaaatagaaatctttaCCATTTGATTTTCATATATGGTAATATAACTCGGCTCAGTTCATTGGtatttagaccaaggcaataacAAAACCTTTAATTAAATATAGCCTCTGTTTGAAAAGCTGTGGATGaggattattaataattaattagggTCGTTTTATTGAAGGGTATTCGATTACGTATGTGtaaattcatatttttaatataCTCTATTGTTTTGAATTATATTATGTGATATATTTTAGATTAtactaattttcatgaaaaaataaaggaaattaatgtatatataataataatttatgataatatatagacatatatatatatatatatatatatatatatatatatatatatatatatatatgtatatatatgtatatatatatatatatatatatatatatatatatatatatatatatatatatatatatatatatatatatatattaatattattactatttgcttgTAGACTAAATATGatattcattttgataaaaaaaagtaataaaaagtaatgtaaatatactaataataataataaaaatgataataataataataataataataataataataataataataataatagtaataataataataataataataatgatgacaaatataaatttatatatatatatatatatatatatatatatatatttacatatatatgtgtatatacagtatgcatatatatatatatatatatatatatatatatatatatatatatatatatatatatatatatatatacatatatgtatatatacagcatgcatatatatatatatatatatatatatatatatatatgcatatatatatatatatatatatatatatatatatatatatgcatatatatatatatatatatatatatatttaaatatatatatatatatatatatatatatatatatatatatatatatatatacacatatatagagtaagtatatatctgcatatatatatatatatatatatatatatatatatatatatatatatatatatatatgtatatatatatatatatatatatatatatatatatatacatatatatatatatatatatatatatatatatatatatatagagtaagtatatatatgcatatatatatatatatatatatatatatatatatatatataaatatatatatatatatatatatatatatatatatatatatatatatatatatatatgtatatatatatatatatatatatatatatatatatatatatatatatatatatcattattattattattattattattatatattattttagaataattgagagagagagagagagagagagagagagagagagagagagagagagagagagagagagagagagagagagagatatcactttCTACTTCAAAGAGTCAACTCttattcattttaaagaaaactGTTGGAATTACCCTTTTCTTCAAAGTTACTGAAACCATTTTATTAGTGGATGATAGATTTTACATGAATAGGATGTTAGCATTATATGACATTCTTGTCTTTTAAAAAGttaaatagcatctctctctctctctctctctctctctctctctctctctctctctctctctctcaactgaaaatACCTCTACAACTTGTAAAACGGTACAAAGTTCAACAAAGCAATTCAAACGAACATTGAAATTCGATTATGAGGAaggtacaaaatcattaaaaaaaccaATTAAAATCTGTGTAATTAAGAGAACAAtaatatgaacaattgaaattgatGTATAAACCGAAAAAAAACCTAAATGCataaaactataaaacatatttcttaaagcacctttaagcaaaacagatctggaATAAACAAAAACCTTGTTTATTTATGTCGTTGGATTTCCTGTTTTTTCCAAAGACGAAAAGAACGAAATTTATTTCACTGAATTCACCGGAgcaaatttattttaatgtgatgGATTTCAATGCTGAGAAATATATGAAGTGGATgacaatgtatgaaaatatatgtcaCTTTCTTCTTATGGATTTTAAGCGAAAATGTATTTTTCTGTCTTCGACTTCGCTATGAGTTTGTTATCTTTccatttcaagttttcttttatttaaacatTGTTTTTCTGAGTTATTTTATTACTAGCTGCTTAACAAGgactttatttttattgaaataaacattCCTAGTTTGGGAATTCGAATCATTTATGTAAATTTACTCAAACCATCAGAGATTATTGAATAGTGGTGTCTatgtatcccctctctctctctctccctctctctccctgcatatatatatatatatatatatatatatatatatatatatatatatatatatatatatatatatatatatatatatatacatatatatatatatatatatatatatatatatatatatatatatatatacatatatatatatatatatatatatatatatatatatatatatatatatatatatatatatatatatgtatatatatatatatatatatatatatatatatatatatatatttatatatatatatatatatacatatatatatatatatatatatatatatatatatatatatatatatatatatatatatatatatatatatatatatatatatatgtatatgtattggtgtgctactgtcttaagcacacatttgagtatgagttgttttcagatgtatttaaatggt from Palaemon carinicauda isolate YSFRI2023 chromosome 34, ASM3689809v2, whole genome shotgun sequence includes the following:
- the LOC137626928 gene encoding pneumococcal serine-rich repeat protein-like, with translation MQSNSRGERDGNAVPGVTAEVESDEDAVTKATAEVESDEDAVTGVTAEVESDENAVTEATAEVASDENAVTRATAEIKGDEDALTGATAQVESDEDAVTEATAEVASDENAVTGATAEVEGDEDALTGATAESEVESDEDAVTGATAEVESDEDAVTKATAEVKGDDDAFTGETAEVESDEDAVAGATAEVERATAEVESDEDAVTGSTAEVESDEDAVTGATAEVESDGNAVTGATAEVESDEDAVTKATAEVKGDDDVFTGATAEVESDEDAVVGATAEVEMTEATAEVESDEDAVTEATAEVASEENAMRGVTAEVKGDEDALTGATAEVESGEDAVTGVTAEVQSDEDAVTGATAEVESDGNAVKGATAEMEIDEDEVTKATAEVKGDEDALTGATAEVESDEDAVTGATAEVESDEDAVTKATAEVKGDDDAFTGATAELESDEDAVAGATAEVESDEDAVTGVTAEVESDKNAVTEATAEVASDENAVTGATAEVEGDEDALTGATAEVESDEDAVTGSTAEVESDEDAVTGATAEVESDGNAVTGATAEVESDEDAVTKATAEVKAEVESDEDAVVGATAKVESDKDAVTGVTAEVESDENAVTEATAEVESDEDAVTEATAEVASDENAMTGVTAEVKGDEYALTGATAEVESGEDAVTGVTAEVQSDEDAVTGATAEVESDGNAVKGATAEMEIDEDAVTKATTEVKGDEDALTGATAEVETEVESDEDALRGATAEVESDEDAVKGATAEVEIDEVAVTGATAQVESDEDAVTEATAEVASDENAVKGATAEVKGDEDAVTGATAEVERATAEVESDEDAVTGATAEVESYEDAVAGATAEVESDEDAVAGATAEVESNEDAVTEATAEVASDENAVTGATAEVKGDEDALTGATAQEEIDEDAVTGATAEVERATAEVESDEDAVTGVTAEVESDEDAVTGATAEVVSDEDAVSRAKASVESDEDAVTEATAEVASDENAVTGATAEVESDKDAVTKATAEVESDEDAVTRATAEVESDEDAVTEATAEVATTAEVESDEDAVTGVTAEVECDEDAVAEAKAELESDEDAVTEATAEVASDENAVTGATAEVKDDEDALTRATAEVESDEDAVTGATAEVESNEDAVTGATAEVESDVNAVPGATTEVESDEDAVTEATAEVERATAEVESDEDAVTGSTAEVESDEDAVTGATAEVESDGNTVTGATAEVESDEDAVTKARAEVKGDDDAFTGATAEVESDEDAGAGATAEVESDEDAVTEATAEVASDENALKGATAEVKGDEDAVTGATVEVENDEDAVTGATAEVESDEDAVTGATAEVESDKDAVAGAKAEVESDEDAVTKATAEVKAEVESDEDAVTGATAEVESDEDAVARATADVESDEDAVTGVTAEVESDEVAVTEATAEVVSDENAVTGATAEVKGDEDALTGATAQVERNEDAVTEATAEVESDEDAVTGATAEVESDGNAVTGATAELESDEYAVTKATSEVKGDEDAVTGATAEVESDEDAVTGARAEVESDEDPVTKATAEVKGDEDALTGATAEVERATAQVESDEDAVTEATAEVASDENAVKGATAEVKGDEDAVTGATAEVERATAEVESDEDAVTGATAEVESNEDAVTEATAEVASDENAVTGATAEVEGDEDALTGATAQEESDEDAVTGATAEVETTAEVESDEDAVTRATAEVESDEDAVTEATAEVASDENAVTGVTAEVECDEDAVAGATAEVESDEDAVTEATAEVASDENAVTGATAEVKDDEDALTRATAEVGSDEDAVTGATAEVESNEDAVTGATAEVESDVNVVPGATTEVESDEDAVTKPTAEVERATAEVESDEDAVTGSTAEVESDEDAVTGATAEVESDGNAVTGATAEVESDEDAVTKATAEVKGDDDAFTGATAEVESDEDAGAGATAEVETEVESDEDALTGATAEVESDEDAVKGATAEVERDEDAVTGATAQVESDEYAVTEATAEVASDENAVKGATAEVKGDEDAVTGATVEVETEVESDEDAVTGATAEVESDEDAVARATADVESDEDAVTGVTAEVERATAQVESDEDAVTEATAEVESDEDAVTGATAEVESDGNAVTGATAELESEEYAVTKATSEVKGDEDAVTGATAEVEIDEDSVTGARAEVESDEDAVTGATAEVESDEDAVTGATAAVESDEDAVTESTAEVASDKNAVTGATAEVESDEAAVTKATAEVESDEDAVTGVTAEVESDEDAVAGATAEVDSDEDAVTETTAEVASDENAVTGATAEVKGATAEVESDEDAVTGATSEVESDGNAVPGATAEVESDEDAVTKATAEVESDEDAVTGVTAEVESDENAGTEVTAEVASDENAVTGATAEVEGDEDALTAATAEVESDEDAVTGATAVTQSGCFQEI